A stretch of the Argentina anserina chromosome 6, drPotAnse1.1, whole genome shotgun sequence genome encodes the following:
- the LOC126800997 gene encoding L-type lectin-domain containing receptor kinase IV.1-like → MFVKLSVLLWLLVLLALAEAQGLSFIYNSGFNGRSGRNLTLDGIAEITANGLLKLTNDTKQKSGHAFYPNPVTFKNSDSGSAFSFSTNFVFAIRSEYARLSGHGIAFVISPTTGFPGARPSQYLGLFSETNNGNSTNHVFAVELDTIQSTEFGDINDNHVGIDINGLNSTSKAPAGYFSGGFKKNLTLISGKEMRVWVDYDGTKKQIEVTLAPIDVATKPPTPLLSYPYDLSPVLRRSMYVGFSSSTGSVLTSHYVVGWSFRMNGQAEDLTASKLPKLPTIPGKKRSMLFTFGLPLISVSVVLLLVSGVLYVIRRKRKYAEVLEDWELEYGPQRFKYKELYIATKGFREKELLGTGGFGKVYRGILPSSKIEIAVKRVSHESRQGMKEFVAEIVSMGRLRHRNLVQLLGYCRRKGELLLVYDYMPNGSLDKYLYDQPAVTLNWNQRFRVIKGVAAGLFYLHEEWEQVVIHRDVKASNVLLDGELNGRLGDFGLARLYDHGTDPQTTHIVGTLGYLAPEHTRTGRATTNTDVFAFGAFLLEVACGKRPIETQGPEDVILVDLVFSCWNRSNILEARDQSYGTDFVAEEVELVLKLGLLCSHSEPAARPTMRQVNQYLAGDVVLPEVSLLGLSSSGLTFAHHEGFDDFAMSYQSSVGKGFSQSSYIAESALLSGGR, encoded by the exons ATGTTTGTCAAGCTCTCTGTTCTCCTATGGCTACTAGTCCTTCTGGCACTAGCAGAAGCGCAAGGCCTTAGTTTCATCTACAATAGTGGATTCAATGGCCGTTCTGGTCGTAATCTTACTCTAGACGGCATAGCAGAAATCACAGCCAACGGTCTGTTGAAGCTTACAAATGATACAAAACAGAAAAGCGGCCATGCCTTCTACCCTAACCCAGTAACCTTCAAGAACTCAGACAGCGGCTCTGCTTTCTCCTTCTCCACCAACTTTGTCTTTGCCATTCGATCAGAGTACGCTAGACTCAGCGGCCATGGGATCGCTTTTGTTATCTCTCCCACGACAGGCTTCCCCGGAGCTCGGCCGAGCCAGTACTTGGGCCTCTTCAGCGAAACCAACAACGGCAACTCGACCAATCACGTTTTTGCTGTGGAGCTCGATACGATTCAGAGCACGGAGTTTGGTGACATCAACGATAACCATGTTGGGATCGACATCAATGGCTTGAACTCTACCAGTAAAGCTCCAGCTGGTTATTTTAGTGGTGGGTTCAAAAAGAACTTGACTCTTATCAGTGGTAAAGAAATGAGAGTTTGGGTTGATTATGATGGCACCAAGAAGCAAATTGAAGTTACTTTGGCTCCAATTGATGTTGCAACTAAACCCCCAACTCCACTTCTGTCATATCCTTATGACCTTTCCCCAGTTCTCAGAAGAAGCATGTATGTTGGCTTTTCGTCTTCAACTGGCTCAGTCCTCACATCCCATTATGTAGTGGGTTGGAGCTTTAGGATGAATGGCCAAGCAGAAGACCTTACAGCTTCCAAACTTCCGAAGCTGCCTACCATTCCAGGTAAAAAGAGGTCCATGCTTTTCACCTTTGGTTTGCCTCTGATTTCAGTGAGTGTGGTCTTGCTATTAGTTTCTGGTGTGCTCTATGTCATAAGAAGGAAGAGGAAGTATGCAGAAGTGCTTGAAGATTGGGAGCTAGAGTATGGTCCTCAAAGGTTCAAGTACAAAGAATTGTACATAGCCACCAAGGGGTTCAGGGAAAAGGAGCTTTTGGGAACTGGGGGATTTGGTAAAGTCTATAGAGGTATACTACCCTCCTCTAAAATTGAGATTGCAGTGAAGAGGGTATCACATGAATCAAGACAGGGAATGAAGGAATTCGTAGCAGAAATTGTTAGTATGGGCCGGCTGCGTCACCGGAATTTGGTCCAACTCTTGGGATATTGCAG GCGAAAAGGAGAGCTGCTTTTGGTGTATGACTACATGCCTAATGGAAGCTTGGACAAATATCTCTATGATCAACCTGCGGTGACTCTTAATTGGAACCAGAGGTTTAGAGTCATCAAAGGTGTGGCTGCAGGGTTGTTCTATCTTCATGAAGAGTGGGAACAAGTTGTGATTCACAGAGATGTGAAGGCCAGTAATGTGTTGCTAGATGGGGAACTTAATGGAAGGCTAGGAGATTTTGGGCTTGCAAGATTGTATGACCATGGAACTGACCCTCAAACTACTCATATAGTTGGAACACTCGGGTACTTAGCCCCAGAGCACACAAGAACAGGCCGCGCCACCACGAACACCGACGTGTTTGCTTTCGGGGCATTTCTACTCGAAGTTGCTTGCGGAAAAAGGCCAATTGAGACACAAGGTCCGGAAGATGTGATCTTGGTTGATTTGGTGTTTTCTTGTTGGAATAGGAGTAACATCCTTGAGGCAAGGGACCAAAGCTATGGTACAGATTTCGTAGCCGAGGAAGTGGAGTTGGTGTTGAAGCTTGGGCTCTTGTGCTCACATTCGGAGCCGGCGGCAAGGCCTACCATGCGACAAGTTAATCAGTACCTAGCCGGTGACGTTGTTTTGCCGGAAGTTTCACTTCTCGGGCTTTCTTCCAGTGGCTTAACGTTTGCCCACCATGAAGGCTTTGATGACTTTGCAATGTCGTATCAGTCTTCTGTAGGCAAGGGCTTCTCGCAATCATCATATATTGCAGAGTCCGCACTACTTTCAGGTGGTCGTTGA
- the LOC126799430 gene encoding uncharacterized protein LOC126799430 produces the protein MPVRAAETSAPPPHHSGSTCGQTSPPPFTLLSVGQGFSGTQNVSSLQKDEAWRVNVRIQGCDLENGYLCGTMEALNVPMADTPVVTFWEGEIVDTKNYTFFTEKWEATQDDDIRHWTKFPSFSALLSQVEVDGGKSLDLSNYPYIFMRWKEQYFVNVGTDCGLTIAGFYYVCFSCSDGSINGFYYDPNSSPFQKLELKSTNEGRLGVSFSSYELQ, from the exons ATGCCAGTCAGGGCGGCAGAGACCTCCGCGCCTCCTCCACATCATTCAG GTTCCACTTGTGGACAGACATCTCCTCCACCCTTTACACTTCTAAGCGTCGGCCAG GGCTTCTCGGGTACACAGAATGTTTCGAGTCTGCAAAAAGATGAGGCTTGGAGAGTGAATGTTCGGATACAAGGGTGTGATCTTGAGAATGGTTATCTATGTGGAACTATGGAAGCACTTAATGTTCCCATGGCTGACACACCA GTTGTCACTTTTTGGGAGGGGGAGATCGTTGACACCAAAAATTATACTTTCTTCACTGAAAAGTGGGAAGCAAC ACAAGATGATGATATAAGGCACTGGACCaaatttccttctttttctgctCTATTG AGCCAAGTGGAGGTTGATGGTGGCAAATCATTAGATCTTAGCAACTATCCTTACATTTTCATG AGGTGGAAGGAGCAGTACTTTGTGAATGTTGGCACAGATTGTGGTTTGACTATAGCCGGCTTTTACTATGTGTGTTTCTCATGTAGTGATGGCTCCATCAACGGCTTCTATTATGATCCTAATAGCAG CCCGTTCCAAAAACTTGAGCTGAAATCCACAAATGAGGGAAGGTTAGGAGTCAGTTTTTCGTCTTACGAACTGCAATAA